A window of Blastomonas sp. SL216 contains these coding sequences:
- a CDS encoding YopX family protein: MNYEIKFRAWVGKMEYDIVTGKFGTFFVNSGKRGDGLDDNDSATLTPFNTKLPDDTPLMQFTGLKDKNGKDIWSGDIVRCADLGPIDMPLIQRTGYVEYEPNNGTFGVWVDWTEFGTSNDGEARALWPMGHYRLSEFEVIGNIHENPDLLA; the protein is encoded by the coding sequence ATGAATTACGAAATAAAATTTAGAGCTTGGGTAGGTAAAATGGAGTATGATATAGTCACCGGAAAATTCGGCACTTTTTTTGTTAATAGTGGAAAGCGAGGAGATGGCCTAGATGACAACGATAGTGCTACTCTCACACCGTTCAATACAAAATTGCCGGATGATACCCCATTGATGCAATTTACCGGCCTTAAAGACAAAAATGGAAAAGATATCTGGTCGGGTGATATCGTCCGCTGTGCCGACCTTGGTCCAATTGACATGCCCCTCATCCAGCGGACTGGCTATGTCGAGTATGAGCCGAACAATGGCACGTTCGGAGTGTGGGTTGACTGGACCGAATTTGGTACAAGCAACGATGGTGAAGCGCGTGCCCTTTGGCCAATGGGTCACTACCGATTGTCAGAATTTGAGGTCATCGGCAACATCCACGAAAATCCCGACCTCCTCGCCTAA
- a CDS encoding helix-turn-helix transcriptional regulator — protein sequence MDQLVRLPRQLGAVIQSARVRQGMTQSELAGISGTQQKTISGIENGSVGVKLGTLLRVIASLDLDIKIGPRERGPSIEDVF from the coding sequence ATGGATCAGCTTGTAAGACTGCCGAGGCAGCTAGGTGCAGTCATCCAGAGCGCGCGTGTGCGGCAGGGAATGACCCAGTCAGAGCTGGCCGGTATCTCCGGCACACAGCAGAAAACCATATCAGGCATCGAGAACGGCAGCGTCGGAGTAAAGCTCGGCACGCTGCTCCGCGTGATCGCGAGCCTCGATCTCGATATCAAGATCGGACCGCGAGAGCGTGGCCCTTCCATCGAGGACGTCTTCTAA
- a CDS encoding transcriptional regulator: MIELQTQRDKAVALLTQRTMMRAYELKAEGVTAATLARAVSDGEIIRAGRGLYQLPDGGDSAHMALAEVSKRIPDGVICLVSALSYHDLTDQMPRQVWVAIGAKDWAPRVDYPKVRIVRFREPYLGYGIERHTIAGVEVAIYSVAKSLADAFRNARLVDRSVAIESLRSAIDQRKATPAEIAQAAKDCGAWKIMRPYLEALVQNG; encoded by the coding sequence ATGATCGAACTGCAGACCCAAAGGGACAAGGCCGTAGCGCTGCTAACGCAGCGAACCATGATGCGCGCCTACGAACTCAAAGCGGAAGGGGTGACCGCAGCGACGCTAGCCAGAGCGGTAAGCGATGGTGAAATCATCAGGGCAGGCCGGGGCCTTTATCAGCTCCCCGATGGCGGCGACAGCGCGCACATGGCCCTTGCCGAAGTGAGCAAGCGTATCCCTGACGGTGTTATCTGTCTGGTGTCGGCACTGAGCTATCACGACCTCACCGATCAGATGCCACGCCAAGTCTGGGTGGCCATCGGCGCCAAGGACTGGGCCCCGAGGGTCGATTATCCGAAGGTGCGCATCGTCCGCTTCCGCGAGCCCTATCTCGGCTATGGAATTGAGCGCCACACCATCGCCGGGGTCGAGGTAGCAATCTACTCTGTCGCCAAATCGCTGGCAGACGCGTTTCGAAACGCACGGCTTGTTGATCGCTCCGTGGCAATTGAAAGTCTGCGCAGCGCGATCGATCAGCGTAAGGCAACGCCTGCCGAGATTGCGCAGGCCGCGAAGGACTGCGGAGCATGGAAGATCATGCGCCCCTATCTCGAGGCCCTGGTGCAAAATGGCTAA
- a CDS encoding nucleotidyl transferase AbiEii/AbiGii toxin family protein, with the protein MAKDITNLAASVRQRLRNLSLEKQRDFGLVLVNYGLERLIYRLVQSRHRDQFMLKGGMLVTVWTGDDHRTTRDADFLGFGELDEERLREIFADIMAIDCNDGLMFDVEQLTAAAIREDNIYGGVRLKTVAMLDGARIPITIDVGLGDALTQPEHVIDYPSLLGTPIPNIRAYPPETVIAEKFQAIVALGIVNGRMKDYYDLWTIPAVLDLDEASLTQTIAATFARRATAVPVDAPEGLTDAFAKDPLKVRQWQAYADSIGIDSVSLSEVTEQIWSTLRPSCERLTDRRN; encoded by the coding sequence ATGGCTAAGGACATCACCAATCTGGCCGCATCAGTGCGCCAGCGGCTGCGCAATCTTTCGCTCGAAAAGCAGCGGGACTTTGGCCTTGTGCTGGTCAACTATGGACTGGAACGGCTGATCTACCGCCTCGTGCAATCGCGGCACCGCGATCAGTTCATGCTGAAGGGCGGCATGCTCGTGACAGTGTGGACCGGCGATGATCATCGCACCACGCGCGATGCAGACTTCCTCGGCTTTGGCGAACTGGACGAAGAACGCCTGCGCGAAATCTTCGCCGACATCATGGCCATCGACTGCAACGATGGTTTGATGTTCGATGTTGAGCAGCTGACGGCTGCGGCCATTCGGGAAGACAACATCTACGGCGGCGTCCGGCTCAAGACTGTCGCCATGCTCGATGGTGCGCGCATCCCGATCACCATCGACGTGGGCCTAGGCGATGCGCTCACCCAGCCCGAGCACGTCATCGACTATCCCTCACTGCTTGGAACACCGATCCCGAATATCCGCGCCTATCCGCCCGAAACGGTCATCGCCGAGAAGTTTCAGGCCATTGTTGCCTTGGGCATCGTGAACGGGCGGATGAAGGATTACTATGACCTCTGGACCATTCCGGCAGTGCTCGACCTCGACGAAGCTTCTTTGACCCAGACCATCGCAGCGACTTTCGCGCGGCGCGCAACGGCAGTGCCGGTAGACGCTCCAGAAGGTCTGACAGACGCCTTTGCCAAGGATCCGCTCAAGGTCAGGCAGTGGCAGGCCTATGCCGACTCCATCGGTATCGACAGCGTATCGCTAAGCGAAGTGACTGAGCAGATATGGTCGACCTTGCGACCCTCCTGCGAGCGCCTGACTGACCGTCGCAACTAG
- a CDS encoding excalibur calcium-binding domain-containing protein, protein MARPQPQRRFNNRPQRRQLPAPESTLQTAGRYGLIAVASGLGLAFGANALEAAQERQAILDALPSGYTYSGCNEVRAAGVAPLYSYEPGFSERLDGDGDGIGCEPYH, encoded by the coding sequence ATGGCTCGGCCCCAACCCCAGCGGCGCTTCAATAATCGCCCCCAACGGCGCCAATTGCCCGCGCCCGAGTCGACCCTTCAGACCGCAGGGCGCTATGGTCTGATCGCGGTAGCTTCGGGGCTTGGTCTAGCGTTTGGCGCGAATGCTCTGGAGGCTGCACAGGAACGGCAAGCTATCCTCGATGCGCTTCCCTCCGGGTACACTTACTCGGGCTGCAACGAGGTCCGCGCTGCGGGAGTTGCGCCGCTATACAGCTACGAGCCTGGCTTTTCGGAGCGGCTTGATGGCGACGGCGATGGGATCGGCTGCGAGCCTTATCATTGA
- a CDS encoding AlpA family phage regulatory protein: MSNTELITCQEVLRLTGIRSRSTIWRKMRKGGFPHPVDIGGGRIRWRAADISEWINALPLRRY, encoded by the coding sequence ATGTCGAATACTGAACTGATCACCTGCCAGGAGGTGCTGCGCCTCACCGGCATCCGCAGCCGCTCCACCATCTGGAGGAAGATGCGAAAGGGGGGCTTCCCCCATCCCGTCGACATTGGCGGCGGGCGCATTCGCTGGCGCGCCGCCGACATATCGGAATGGATCAACGCCCTTCCGCTGCGCCGTTACTGA
- a CDS encoding type IV secretion system DNA-binding domain-containing protein: protein MTAGNDFITRAHALWRVRMAQWQQRFGFFARLVLLSGGAGAIIAPQFVMNAAELKVAGQCLGAKVLVILGEMAGKDLMMNVSLEGRRYTVSAAAFASEPLIAVTFSKAVTLLIIGAILGCTLGMLVAWLIQRTMSAQGQDTLADRVIGGTRLARQEEVAALMHLSAESRALQIGPVPIPQRIETRHFAFLGTTGSGKTTVLRQMLDGIEARGEAALVYDTSGEFIAHYYNPARGDIILNPFDARCAFWSPFDEISHPADADRIARQLVSETGSQDDDVWLETSRILVANMMRSLWAEKNGSLEALLDALQVKSKEQLKAWLGHTSSARTFADDADRATGSVLFMLAKAANLIQFLKVEQDNAARFAFRDFIVGLDRIDGAKPWIFVPRKEDYFEAAKPLMACWLECAASAVLGLSPSPERRIWFVLDELADLPRVENLARLLPEGRKFGAAIVLTFQALGQMRHRYGDNIAEAMLACCNTKLFLQTVDRETRQWASETIGQCEVEMRVATDTLMIGKEVPRTTIATQRQFRAAVLESELRLAPHQGYLLLPDGLPVARIGLTAEHITRRGQARQPAFVAGDPASTLWSRVSGIAAPGDAEPEGGTKTGPEAGPV from the coding sequence ATGACCGCAGGCAACGATTTCATCACCCGCGCCCACGCTCTGTGGCGCGTGCGCATGGCGCAGTGGCAGCAGCGGTTCGGGTTCTTTGCCCGTCTCGTTCTGCTGTCCGGCGGGGCGGGCGCGATCATCGCGCCGCAGTTCGTCATGAACGCAGCTGAGCTCAAGGTCGCCGGCCAATGTCTGGGGGCCAAGGTGCTCGTTATTCTTGGCGAGATGGCGGGCAAGGACCTGATGATGAACGTGTCGCTGGAGGGGCGCCGCTACACCGTCTCGGCAGCTGCTTTTGCCAGCGAGCCGTTGATTGCCGTGACCTTCTCCAAGGCCGTAACCCTGCTCATCATCGGGGCAATTCTGGGCTGCACCTTAGGCATGCTGGTCGCCTGGCTGATCCAGCGCACCATGTCTGCGCAAGGGCAGGATACGCTGGCCGACCGGGTGATCGGCGGGACCCGCCTGGCGCGCCAGGAAGAGGTCGCGGCGCTGATGCACCTGAGCGCTGAAAGCCGTGCCCTGCAGATCGGGCCGGTCCCGATTCCGCAGCGGATCGAGACCCGGCATTTTGCCTTTCTCGGTACCACCGGGAGCGGCAAGACCACGGTCTTGCGCCAGATGCTCGATGGCATCGAAGCGCGCGGCGAAGCGGCGCTGGTCTACGACACATCCGGCGAGTTCATCGCACACTATTACAACCCGGCGCGCGGCGACATCATCCTCAATCCCTTCGATGCGCGCTGCGCTTTCTGGTCGCCCTTCGACGAGATATCCCACCCCGCCGATGCCGACCGCATTGCGCGCCAGCTGGTCTCGGAAACCGGCAGTCAGGATGATGATGTCTGGCTGGAAACTAGCCGCATTCTGGTGGCCAACATGATGCGTTCCTTGTGGGCCGAGAAGAACGGCAGCCTTGAAGCGCTGCTCGATGCCTTGCAGGTCAAGAGCAAGGAGCAATTGAAGGCATGGCTGGGGCATACCTCGTCAGCCAGAACCTTCGCCGATGACGCCGACCGCGCCACCGGCAGCGTGCTCTTCATGCTCGCCAAGGCCGCCAACCTGATCCAGTTCCTGAAGGTCGAACAGGATAATGCGGCGCGCTTTGCGTTCCGCGATTTCATTGTGGGGCTCGACCGGATCGATGGCGCAAAGCCCTGGATCTTTGTACCCCGCAAGGAGGACTATTTCGAGGCAGCAAAGCCCCTGATGGCCTGCTGGCTCGAATGCGCCGCGAGCGCCGTGCTTGGGCTTTCGCCATCACCGGAGCGCCGCATCTGGTTCGTGCTCGATGAGCTCGCCGACCTGCCCCGCGTGGAGAACCTTGCGCGCCTTTTGCCTGAGGGCCGCAAGTTCGGCGCGGCGATCGTGCTCACCTTTCAGGCGCTGGGGCAGATGCGTCATCGCTACGGTGACAACATCGCTGAAGCCATGCTCGCCTGCTGCAACACCAAGCTGTTCCTGCAAACGGTCGACCGCGAAACCCGCCAGTGGGCGAGCGAGACAATCGGCCAATGCGAAGTAGAGATGCGGGTTGCAACCGACACGCTGATGATCGGCAAGGAGGTGCCGCGTACCACCATTGCCACGCAGCGCCAGTTCCGCGCTGCGGTTCTGGAAAGCGAGCTGCGACTTGCCCCGCATCAGGGCTATCTGCTGCTGCCCGATGGTCTCCCGGTGGCGCGGATTGGTCTCACCGCCGAGCACATCACGCGGCGCGGGCAGGCCCGCCAGCCTGCCTTTGTGGCGGGCGATCCGGCGAGCACTCTTTGGAGCCGGGTCAGTGGCATTGCTGCGCCTGGTGATGCCGAACCTGAAGGAGGCACGAAGACAGGACCAGAAGCGGGGCCGGTCTGA
- a CDS encoding relaxase domain-containing protein, producing MVASVSALTSAGQAASYYEADDYYAEGGFAPSEWFGEAVAALGLSGEVDRSQFAELLEGRVAGQQLGTTRDGKVEHRPGWDITFSAPKSVSIMAQVAGDKRLIAAHAAAVKAALGHVEQHMAATRVREGGEVRREETGNFAIATFRHATSRAQDPQLHTHAVILNATQDKDGNWRSLEPRAFYQLQKEIGAIYRQELAHGAAQLGYRIEAGKDAMFEIAGVPDRVIEALSQRTAAIDARLAERGTSREEASAAEKQMAALDTREAKSHADHKTLRADWRATAEAKGFGEAAQARVIAEAEERAKVSELTVSPEIAAARAVAWAAAKLSERQAVFAASTLAREAGDYAFGRLNHKAISAAIAEAGERGALVPRAYIDRRGAEFAGFTTPEAIATEQAMLRLEAAGRGVAAPLASSLASARTVERAARQSARAGFAWTDDQKRATSALLTSRDRVAAVQGYAGTAKTTTVLATYAREAAKSGLAVTALAPTASAATVLGEALGLRGDTVSRHLVSPEAKCLGKGAVWIVDEASMLSARDMAALMASADKSGARLVLVGDVRQLGSVGAGSAFAQLQQAGMATAKLANVVRQTNADTREAVMASIEGHAGKALAALERGGGEVVEGADRDARLAMMAQRYVALSPAERARTLVIEPSRDGRDTLTNLIRQQLAQRGELSSTAVRFEALEAKGLTRAETRQAASYAIGDVVRFTRDYADKGVTRGAAYRIEKINPDKAAISLKSADGSAIDWRLRQWGAGKVEVFEPKLMELQAGDRVQFTRNDREAGRINGLRGTITEIDPERQQATIALANGREQRLDLTDSRDAHLRHAYVQTAHAAQGQTAERVLIHADSRSANLVDQKMLYVALSRAKSEAIVVTDDKARLIRAIHERAGEKQTALEVSAPEASKAKSLGAGLS from the coding sequence ATGGTGGCCTCGGTCTCAGCCCTGACCAGCGCCGGGCAGGCGGCGAGCTACTACGAAGCGGATGACTACTATGCCGAGGGGGGCTTCGCTCCCTCGGAGTGGTTTGGCGAAGCCGTTGCAGCGCTTGGCCTCTCTGGCGAAGTGGACCGTAGTCAGTTCGCCGAGCTGCTCGAAGGGCGCGTTGCCGGGCAGCAGCTCGGCACCACCCGCGATGGCAAGGTCGAGCACCGGCCGGGCTGGGACATCACCTTCTCCGCGCCCAAGTCAGTATCGATCATGGCTCAGGTTGCGGGTGACAAGCGGCTGATTGCCGCGCATGCCGCAGCCGTCAAAGCCGCGCTTGGCCATGTCGAGCAGCATATGGCCGCAACCCGGGTGCGCGAGGGCGGCGAGGTGCGGCGCGAGGAAACCGGCAACTTTGCGATCGCCACCTTTCGCCATGCCACGAGCCGAGCACAGGACCCTCAGCTTCACACCCATGCGGTGATCCTCAACGCGACACAGGACAAGGACGGCAACTGGCGCAGCCTTGAGCCACGCGCGTTCTACCAGCTGCAGAAGGAGATCGGGGCGATCTACCGGCAGGAGCTGGCGCATGGCGCAGCCCAGTTGGGGTACCGGATCGAAGCGGGCAAGGATGCCATGTTCGAGATTGCGGGCGTGCCTGACAGGGTGATCGAAGCACTGAGCCAGCGCACGGCTGCGATCGATGCGCGGCTTGCCGAGCGCGGAACGAGCCGGGAGGAAGCGAGCGCTGCCGAGAAGCAGATGGCCGCCCTCGATACCCGCGAGGCAAAGAGCCATGCGGATCACAAGACCTTGCGGGCCGATTGGCGCGCGACGGCGGAGGCGAAGGGCTTTGGCGAAGCGGCGCAGGCGCGTGTGATTGCCGAGGCCGAAGAGCGGGCAAAGGTGAGCGAACTAACGGTAAGCCCTGAGATCGCTGCTGCGCGCGCCGTTGCCTGGGCTGCCGCCAAGCTGTCAGAGCGTCAGGCCGTGTTCGCGGCCAGCACGCTGGCGCGTGAGGCGGGCGACTATGCCTTTGGCAGGCTCAACCACAAAGCGATCAGCGCTGCCATTGCCGAAGCAGGCGAGCGCGGCGCGCTGGTGCCGCGCGCCTATATCGACCGGCGCGGGGCGGAATTTGCCGGGTTCACCACGCCCGAAGCCATCGCGACCGAGCAGGCGATGCTGCGCCTGGAGGCGGCAGGGCGCGGCGTTGCCGCGCCGCTGGCGTCGTCGCTTGCCTCTGCGCGCACGGTCGAGCGCGCCGCGCGGCAGTCTGCGCGCGCGGGGTTTGCCTGGACCGACGATCAGAAGCGCGCGACCTCAGCGCTGCTTACGTCGCGTGACCGCGTGGCAGCTGTGCAGGGCTATGCCGGGACCGCCAAGACCACGACCGTGCTCGCGACCTATGCGCGTGAGGCGGCGAAGAGCGGGTTGGCTGTCACTGCGCTCGCGCCGACTGCGTCAGCAGCCACCGTTCTCGGAGAAGCGCTGGGCCTGCGCGGTGACACGGTCTCGCGCCATCTCGTCTCGCCCGAGGCGAAGTGCCTCGGCAAAGGCGCGGTCTGGATTGTCGATGAGGCTTCGATGCTGTCTGCGCGCGACATGGCGGCGCTCATGGCCAGCGCCGACAAGTCCGGTGCCCGGCTCGTGCTGGTTGGCGACGTCAGGCAGCTGGGATCAGTGGGCGCGGGCTCAGCCTTTGCCCAGTTGCAGCAGGCGGGCATGGCGACTGCGAAGCTCGCCAACGTGGTGCGACAGACCAATGCCGACACTCGCGAGGCCGTCATGGCGTCAATCGAAGGCCATGCCGGCAAAGCGCTTGCCGCGCTGGAGCGCGGCGGCGGCGAGGTGGTTGAAGGCGCAGATCGCGATGCGCGCTTGGCGATGATGGCGCAGCGCTATGTCGCCCTCAGCCCTGCCGAGCGCGCCCGCACCCTCGTGATCGAACCCTCGCGCGATGGGCGCGATACGCTCACTAACCTGATCCGCCAGCAACTGGCGCAGCGTGGTGAGCTTTCATCCACAGCCGTTCGGTTCGAAGCTCTCGAAGCCAAGGGACTCACCCGCGCTGAAACCCGTCAGGCTGCAAGCTATGCCATCGGCGATGTCGTCCGCTTTACCCGCGACTACGCCGACAAGGGAGTGACGCGCGGCGCTGCCTATCGCATTGAGAAGATCAACCCAGACAAGGCCGCCATATCGCTCAAGTCTGCCGACGGGTCAGCCATCGATTGGCGGCTGCGCCAATGGGGCGCAGGCAAGGTCGAGGTGTTCGAGCCCAAGCTAATGGAGCTGCAGGCGGGCGACCGGGTGCAGTTCACCCGCAACGACCGCGAGGCCGGGCGCATCAACGGGCTGCGCGGCACCATCACCGAGATCGATCCCGAGCGGCAGCAGGCCACCATCGCGCTGGCGAATGGCCGCGAGCAGCGGCTTGATCTCACCGACTCCCGCGACGCCCATCTGCGCCATGCCTACGTCCAGACCGCCCACGCCGCCCAGGGCCAGACCGCTGAGCGCGTCCTGATCCACGCTGACAGCCGCTCTGCCAATCTGGTCGATCAGAAGATGCTCTATGTCGCGCTCTCGCGCGCGAAGTCCGAGGCGATTGTGGTCACCGATGACAAGGCGCGGCTGATCCGTGCCATCCACGAGCGGGCGGGCGAAAAGCAGACCGCTTTGGAGGTGAGTGCTCCGGAAGCGTCCAAAGCGAAGTCTCTGGGTGCTGGTCTCAGCTGA
- a CDS encoding zincin-like metallopeptidase domain-containing protein, with the protein MARTATASIYDTITNQIIAALERGTGDYTLPWHRSSAPLTRPVNAVTRKAYRGVNVLALWASAEAQDFGHGLWATYRQWQSLGAQVRKGEKASPIVFYKVLDKAEGSEDEAREGVGRIFAQGSHVFNIAQVEGYALPDVPDAEAFDPIPDVETFVAATGAAIRIQGDSAHYTPSTDTITMPDRERFFATETASAEQNWYAILLHEMVHWTGADHRLARTFGKRFGDEAYAMEELVAELGSAFLCGDLGLTVTPRPDHACYLASWLKVLKGDNRAIFTAASAAAKAAEWLENLQQSGLSARE; encoded by the coding sequence ATGGCCCGCACCGCAACCGCCAGCATCTACGACACCATCACCAACCAGATCATCGCCGCGCTGGAGCGCGGCACCGGCGACTACACGCTCCCCTGGCACCGCAGCAGCGCCCCGCTCACCCGCCCCGTCAATGCAGTCACCCGCAAGGCCTATCGCGGCGTCAATGTCCTTGCCCTCTGGGCCAGCGCCGAGGCGCAGGACTTCGGGCACGGTCTCTGGGCGACCTATCGCCAGTGGCAATCGCTGGGCGCGCAGGTCCGCAAGGGCGAGAAGGCCTCACCGATCGTGTTCTACAAGGTCCTGGACAAGGCCGAAGGCAGCGAAGACGAGGCGCGCGAGGGCGTAGGCCGGATCTTCGCGCAGGGCTCGCATGTGTTCAACATCGCGCAGGTCGAGGGCTATGCTCTCCCCGACGTGCCGGACGCCGAGGCCTTTGATCCCATCCCCGATGTCGAGACCTTTGTCGCCGCCACCGGCGCTGCCATCCGCATTCAGGGCGACAGCGCCCACTACACCCCGTCGACCGACACAATCACCATGCCCGACCGCGAGCGGTTCTTCGCCACCGAAACCGCCAGTGCCGAGCAGAACTGGTATGCCATCCTGCTCCATGAGATGGTTCACTGGACCGGGGCCGACCACCGGCTTGCCCGCACCTTCGGCAAGCGCTTCGGTGACGAGGCCTATGCCATGGAAGAGCTGGTCGCCGAGCTTGGCTCAGCCTTCCTGTGCGGCGACCTTGGGCTTACGGTCACCCCGCGTCCCGATCATGCCTGCTACCTCGCCAGCTGGCTCAAGGTCCTCAAGGGCGACAACCGCGCGATCTTCACCGCCGCCAGCGCGGCGGCGAAGGCGGCGGAGTGGTTGGAAAATCTGCAACAATCAGGCCTTTCTGCTCGGGAGTGA